The Anaerolineales bacterium region CGAACGCGACCATCCTGCCCGGTCTGACTATTGGACAAAATGCAATGGTCGGGGCGGGATCCGTCGTAACCAAAGATGTGCCGCCGAATTCCATCGTGTTTGGCAACCCGGCGCGGATTGTAAGTTATGTAACCGGCAATTTTCCCGCGCGTGAGCGCGTATCTCAACTCGATACGGGCAAACGGGAACTGCCCATTGCTGGCGCGCACTTGATGCGCCTGCCGAAAATATCCGATTTGCGCGGCAACCTCACCTTTGCCGAGACTCCGGGGTTGCTGCCTTTTCAACCTCATCGTTTCTTCCTGATCTATGACGTGCCCGGCAAGGATGTGCGCGGTGAACACGCTCACAAAGAACTTCATCAGTTTTTGATTTGCATCAAAGGGAATTGTTCTGTGGTGTTGGATAATGGTAAAGACCGGTATGAAGTTTTGTTGGACGACCCTACGCTGGGATTACACATCCCGCCGATGATCTGGGCTACGGAGTATAAATTTTCCAGCGATGCCGCTTTGCTTGTCTTTGCGTCGGACATCTACAAGGCGGAGGACTACATACGTGATTATGGCGATTATTTGAAAGCCGTTTCGCAGTCATGAAACAAAAGGTTCCTTTCCTTGATATGAAGCCTCAGTACGAAGAGTTAAGGGCTGAAATGGACAGCGCCTATCAGCGCGTCATGGATTCGGGGTGGTATATATTGAGCGATGAGGTGGGAAATTTCGAGAAGGAGTTTGCGCAATACCTTGGTGTGAGTCATTGCATCGGCGTCGGCAATGGGTTGGAAGCATTGCAATTGATCCTTATGGGATACGGTATAGGGGAGGGAGACGAGATCATCGTCCCTGCCAATACGTATATCGCCTCATGGTTGGCGGTGTCGTACGTTGGCGCAACACCGATTCCCGTCGAGCCGGACGCGGGAACGTATAACATTGACCCTGCCCGGATCGAATCGGCGATCACCAAACGGACGAAGGCGATCATGCCCGTCCATCTGTATGGTCAGCCATCCGAAATGGATGCGATCAACCAAATTGCGGAAGAGCATGGTCTTTACGTTGTTGAAGATTCCGCGCAGACTCACGGAGCGCGCTTCAACGGACGGATGGCTGGGGCGTTAGGCTCCGCGGCGGGTTTTAGTTTTTATCCGACAAAAAACCTTGGGGCGTTTGGCGATGCCGGCGCGGTGACAACGGATGACGCGCAATTGGCGGATAGGATACGCGTGCTGAGGAATTACGGCTCGCGGAAAAAATACTTCAACGAGGTGAAGGGACATAACTCCCGGCTCGACCCGCTGCAAGCCTCCTTCCTACGGGTGAAACTGAAGAGGCTTGACGAATGGAATCAACGGCGGAGTCGAATCGCCGAGTTTTATCTTGAGGGGTTGTCGGATATCCCCGGCGTCGTCCTGCCTACAATCGCTCCAAATGCCGCGCACGTCTGGCATTTGTTCGTGATCTCTGCCGCCGACAGGGATCAATTGCAAGCGCATCTTGAACAACGCGGGGTTGGGACGTTAGTGCATTATCCGATTCCGCCCCATTTGTCCGAAGCCTACGCCGACTTGAAGTACAAACGCGGAGACTTTCCCATCTCCGAGCGAATCGCCGATTCGGTTTTGAGTCTGCCTATGGGACCGCACTTGCATCTTGATGAAGCGGGTTATGTTGTGGAATGTGTCAAAGAATTTTATACAAAATAATACCGATCACACCGGGCGCGATTGGACAACGGCGAAGCGATCTTTTAGTTTTAGAAAAGGCTTCTCAAGAACCTCGAAGGAGATCGTAGACATTACAACGGTAATGATGAACGCTAGGAGCAGCGCAACGGTCGGATAAAGGAGCAAGCGTTCCGGTTCGAGGTATTGCCCTGTAATTTTGTTGGCAAGATAAATTCCAAGTTTGTGGTACACGTATAACCCATACGAGATTTTTCCAAGATAGGCAAGCCATCTGTTCTGTAACAGGGCGGAAAGTATGCCAAGCCTGCCTTGGGTAAGCGAGTAAATCAGCAGGGAGGCGCCGATGCCGACCAGAGGGTAGGTGAGCATCAATTTCCACTGGATGCGCGTCACGTTGGGCAAGTGAGTGACCTGCCAAAGAGCGAGAATCCCAACTAGCAACCAAACGATGTTGGGTATCTTTTTGAGGGGGCGATCAAAAATACCCAGTCCGATGACAATTCCCCCCAGTACAGAATCGAAATGTGTGTAGGGTAAGACCCAAATATCGGGGTGACCCACCTGACGGAAGATCATCCAAGCCCGTAGGAAAGTCCCGCCGCAGGCAAGAAACAATAGAATCAGCCGGGTGGTAGATGGTTTTGAACGGTAGAAGAACAATAACACCCACGGAATGATCAAATAGACCTGTTCCTCGTACGAGATCGTCCAGAGATGCGAAGAATATAGGATTGTCGTGTTGTACGTAAACCACGCCGTCATTAGGTTATCGGTGAACGTGAACATGCCTAACGCCCGAATCGTTGCGCCATGGCTCCAACCATCCTTTTGAATTGTAAGGAAGACGGCGAGAGCAAGGAAAAAGAAATACAGGGGCCAGATTCGAAATGCCCGGCGGATGTAGAAATTCTTTACGTTTATTCCGCCTGTCTTTGTGTATTCGGTGTAAAGCAGTTTGGTGAAGAGGAAGGCGGAGAGGCATAAGAATATGTCCACGCCCATCCAGCCGTATCGGGAGATCGTCGTCCACGTGGGGATCAGTTCCGAATCTCGCGCATGATGGATCAGCACCAATACGAATGCAAAGAAACGCAAACTGTCGAGTTCAGGGATATAAAATTGATTCTTGGTCATAATCGTTATAAGGATTTTAAATTCGCAGGAGTGGCTAATTTGGTGTGCAAGCCACAGAGCGCGCAGAGATTTTGAGTTTTTTTCTCAAAGGACTCAGTGACCTCTGTGGCAAAGAAAATTTTTACACACCTTTCTCGCCACTCCCAAATTCGCCTCGGTATCCTATTGCCAAACTATGTTATCATGATTTCAAAATTCGGCAATTATGTCGCCCTATCTCGCTACTCTCGTCACTTTCCTGATCGCGGTGGCATTTCTCCGCCTCATGGATTTTCTCGCGCAACGCGGGGTCATCGAAAGCCGGTTGAGCCGCAAACTCATCCATATTGGCACCGGTCCCATTTTCGTTCTGTGCTGGCTCATGTTCACCGACGTTTTTATTTCGCGCTGGCTTGCCGCGCTTGTGCCGCTGGTTATCACGGTTCAATTCGCTTTGGTCGGATTGGGCATCCTCAAAGACGAAGCCGCGGTCAAAGCCATGTCGCGCACCGGCGACCCGCGCGAGATTTTGCGCGGTCCGCTGTTTTACGGGATCGTCTTCGTCGCGATGACCTTGCTCTACTGGAAAGATTCGCTCATCGGGATTCCCGCCTTGATGATCATGTGCGGCGGCGACGGGATCGCCGACATCGTCGGGCGCCGCGTCAAATCTCCGACGTTATTCTGGTCGCCCGAAAAGAGCCTTGCCGGCTCCCTCAGCGTTTTCGTCGGCGGCTGGGCGTTGACCATGCTCATCTTCGCCGTCTACGTTTGGATGGGCGCCTTCAGCGGACCTGTGGCGCGTTTTCTTTTGCCTGTCACGTGGGTGGCGCTTGGGGCAACGCTGGTCGAGTCGTTACCTTTCAAGGATATTGACAACCTCACGGTTACGCTCGCCTGTGCCGTTATCGGTCATTTTGTCTTTTGACCTTATTTTTTCACCGCAGAGAAATTGAGTTCTAAATTCTTTTCTCGAAGTTCTCCGTGCTCTCAGTGGCTTTCGGTTGATCGCATAGAGACAGGTCACCCAGCTTTTTCTTCCTCGTCCTTCTTCAAAATCATCACGCGGTAACTCTCGGCATACTTCATGTCTTTGTCTTTCGCTTCCTCCTCCGCCCATTCGGTCATCCACTTGCCGACCTCGTCCACAGGGACTTGACTCGCGTGCTGTTGTAGCGCCTTGATCTTGACCTCCAACGTTTCGGTGATGTCAACCCACGTATCGGATTTTTCACCACCGTGGACGTATAACCGCTTCACCTCATGCGGTTCATACCCCGCTTCGAGCAGATCCGTGAACATCAGCCGACTCCCCGCCGATGGGAAGACCGCCGTACACGCCGCCTCCGCCGCGGCGCGATGGTCGGGGTGATTGACGTATTCATTGCCATAGAACCACGCTTCAGGATTTCCGCAGGAAACTGTATCAGGCTTGAATTGGCGGATGAGGCGGGTCAAATCCTTGCGGAGTTGAATCGTCGCTTCCAGTTCGCCGTCGGGGTAACGCAGGAAAATCGTTTCTTTGACTCCCAAAACTTTGTTCGCGGCGAGTTGCTCTCGCTCGCGTAATTCGGCGAGTTCCTTTTTGTGACCGCCGTTCTTCGCAGGATCGTTCGAGCCCGAGTCACCGCTGGTGATGACCACGGAAATAATTTCACAGCCCGCTTTCGCCCACTTCGCGACCGTGCCGCCGATGGAAAATTCCTGGTCGTCGGGGTGCGCGTGGATGGTCATCGCAATTTTTGGAATGTATTCTTCTGTCATGTTTTTTTCTCCGATGGAATATGTCATTGCGAGGAGCGCTTGTTGCGACGAAGCAATCTCCATCGTCGTGGAGATTGCTTCGGGCTAGAGTATTGCCTCGTGATGATGAGCGCTTTGTTTCTTACTTCCAACAACCAACATTTTATTCTGAATTTTGAACACTTTGAAAAAGACTTTCACAAATGGAAGTAATAAATTTACCAGCAATTTCGATTTCAGTAATTTCTTCAAGTAAAACTCGTACGGGAAAGATAGCTCGTGGAACTTGCGCAAGTCAATGACTTCAAATCCAACGGTTTCAAAGAGTTGCCTCATTTCGCTTGTTGAAAAAATCTGTTTGTGACCGAACAAGTGCGACG contains the following coding sequences:
- a CDS encoding WxcM-like domain-containing protein; this translates as MTEYIAHQYSIVESKTVGKNTRIWAFAHILPGAVIGKDCNICDHVFIENDVQLGDRVTIKSGVQLWDGIRIEDDVFIGPNAAFTNDPFPRSKQYPEKFLLTVIKNGASIGANATILPGLTIGQNAMVGAGSVVTKDVPPNSIVFGNPARIVSYVTGNFPARERVSQLDTGKRELPIAGAHLMRLPKISDLRGNLTFAETPGLLPFQPHRFFLIYDVPGKDVRGEHAHKELHQFLICIKGNCSVVLDNGKDRYEVLLDDPTLGLHIPPMIWATEYKFSSDAALLVFASDIYKAEDYIRDYGDYLKAVSQS
- a CDS encoding DegT/DnrJ/EryC1/StrS family aminotransferase, yielding MKPQYEELRAEMDSAYQRVMDSGWYILSDEVGNFEKEFAQYLGVSHCIGVGNGLEALQLILMGYGIGEGDEIIVPANTYIASWLAVSYVGATPIPVEPDAGTYNIDPARIESAITKRTKAIMPVHLYGQPSEMDAINQIAEEHGLYVVEDSAQTHGARFNGRMAGALGSAAGFSFYPTKNLGAFGDAGAVTTDDAQLADRIRVLRNYGSRKKYFNEVKGHNSRLDPLQASFLRVKLKRLDEWNQRRSRIAEFYLEGLSDIPGVVLPTIAPNAAHVWHLFVISAADRDQLQAHLEQRGVGTLVHYPIPPHLSEAYADLKYKRGDFPISERIADSVLSLPMGPHLHLDEAGYVVECVKEFYTK
- a CDS encoding acyltransferase, with translation MTKNQFYIPELDSLRFFAFVLVLIHHARDSELIPTWTTISRYGWMGVDIFLCLSAFLFTKLLYTEYTKTGGINVKNFYIRRAFRIWPLYFFFLALAVFLTIQKDGWSHGATIRALGMFTFTDNLMTAWFTYNTTILYSSHLWTISYEEQVYLIIPWVLLFFYRSKPSTTRLILLFLACGGTFLRAWMIFRQVGHPDIWVLPYTHFDSVLGGIVIGLGIFDRPLKKIPNIVWLLVGILALWQVTHLPNVTRIQWKLMLTYPLVGIGASLLIYSLTQGRLGILSALLQNRWLAYLGKISYGLYVYHKLGIYLANKITGQYLEPERLLLYPTVALLLAFIITVVMSTISFEVLEKPFLKLKDRFAVVQSRPV
- a CDS encoding phosphatidate cytidylyltransferase is translated as MSPYLATLVTFLIAVAFLRLMDFLAQRGVIESRLSRKLIHIGTGPIFVLCWLMFTDVFISRWLAALVPLVITVQFALVGLGILKDEAAVKAMSRTGDPREILRGPLFYGIVFVAMTLLYWKDSLIGIPALMIMCGGDGIADIVGRRVKSPTLFWSPEKSLAGSLSVFVGGWALTMLIFAVYVWMGAFSGPVARFLLPVTWVALGATLVESLPFKDIDNLTVTLACAVIGHFVF
- a CDS encoding PIG-L deacetylase family protein produces the protein MTEEYIPKIAMTIHAHPDDQEFSIGGTVAKWAKAGCEIISVVITSGDSGSNDPAKNGGHKKELAELREREQLAANKVLGVKETIFLRYPDGELEATIQLRKDLTRLIRQFKPDTVSCGNPEAWFYGNEYVNHPDHRAAAEAACTAVFPSAGSRLMFTDLLEAGYEPHEVKRLYVHGGEKSDTWVDITETLEVKIKALQQHASQVPVDEVGKWMTEWAEEEAKDKDMKYAESYRVMILKKDEEEKAG